One Williamsia phyllosphaerae DNA segment encodes these proteins:
- a CDS encoding 1,4-dihydroxy-2-naphthoate polyprenyltransferase: MATPKQWFDGARPRTFPNAIAPVLAGTGAAAWSGDALWWKALLALVVSVSLIVGVNYANDYSDGIRGTDDDRVGPMRLVGSKAASPHSVRNAAFTAFAIAGVSGVVLSLTSAWWLILVGAVCIAGAWFYTGGKNPYGYAGFGEVAVFVFFGLVGVLGTQFVQAGGVDWVGVVCAVAVGSYSSAVLVANNLRDIPSDTESGKTTLAVRLGDERTRDLHLALVAVPSVLSVVLVVATPWALLGLLAAPLAWRAHAPVRGGAQGPALIPALAQTGLAMVVWALATAVGLFIA, from the coding sequence ATGGCAACCCCGAAGCAGTGGTTCGACGGCGCGCGGCCGCGCACGTTCCCCAACGCGATCGCGCCCGTGCTCGCCGGAACGGGCGCCGCCGCCTGGTCGGGCGACGCGCTCTGGTGGAAGGCGCTGCTGGCGCTGGTGGTGTCGGTGTCGCTGATCGTCGGCGTGAACTACGCCAACGACTACTCCGACGGCATCCGCGGTACCGACGACGACCGGGTCGGGCCGATGCGACTGGTCGGGTCGAAGGCGGCATCGCCGCACTCGGTCCGCAACGCCGCGTTCACGGCGTTCGCGATCGCGGGTGTGTCCGGCGTGGTGCTGTCGCTGACCAGCGCGTGGTGGCTGATCCTGGTGGGCGCGGTGTGTATCGCCGGCGCCTGGTTCTACACCGGCGGCAAGAACCCCTACGGCTACGCCGGGTTCGGCGAGGTCGCGGTGTTCGTGTTCTTCGGCCTGGTGGGCGTCCTGGGAACCCAGTTCGTCCAGGCCGGAGGAGTCGACTGGGTCGGGGTCGTCTGCGCGGTCGCGGTCGGGTCGTACTCGAGCGCGGTGCTCGTCGCCAACAACCTGCGCGACATCCCGTCGGACACCGAGTCGGGCAAGACGACGCTCGCGGTCCGACTGGGCGACGAACGGACTCGTGATCTTCACCTCGCTCTGGTGGCCGTACCGTCGGTGCTGTCGGTGGTCCTGGTCGTCGCGACCCCGTGGGCCCTGCTCGGACTGCTCGCGGCGCCGTTGGCCTGGCGGGCCCACGCGCCGGTCCGGGGTGGCGCACAGGGACCCGCGCTGATCCCGGCGCTGGCGCAGACCGGGTTGGCGATGGTCGTCTGGGCGCTGGCCACCGCGGTGGGTCTGTTCATCGCCTGA
- a CDS encoding BTAD domain-containing putative transcriptional regulator, translated as MARGSSAVTIGLLGPVAIDTGGGMVEIAGTRARRLLAALTLQPGIVRSASVLIDLVWSDAQPKSPQSALHTQISRLRHALPEGMIAAGSAGYRLDLTGHTVDVDRARNLIDDGTAGSLDDAARLWRGVPGDDLGDDDLAAEVRAVGDDLRRRLDERRCRVALASGDHETARRVAQSLCDHDPLDEPAHLLLMRALQAAGRPNDALAVHARLRRTLSSELGVDPGAEIEALHRALLAADAPVAPAEVLLPAPSRRGRAVGLRAEPNELLGRDTDIDEVLVALGQNRVVTITGPGGAGKTRMVHAVGRRLAAAARTLYVVELASVRNDADVVAAIAATLGVGESELTPSGQPRIPVGDLDDRLADTLAGRNAVLALDNCEQIIEGSARAVAELIAAVDDVTVLTTSRAPLMVAGEVIHRLAPLPTDVADSPAVELFVTRARSVRPDAVIDPAVVADLCRDLDGLPLAIELAAARVRTLSVPDIAQLLSEHLARGRLALLRTGDRTAPQRHRTLHAVIEWSWDLLDDDARRALVRLCRFPGGFTVAAAGEVVAGAGHHALVDDLLEQLVNQSLLTVTEVDGRIRYRMLEMVREFGEEQLVASGEADEVDAAMIRWAIGWAGDVRALYDGGEQAAAMARVIADNDNIVWILRRCTEIDPADRPADAVSAVVATFPVMTSSWVARGLHVEIRNWAPRILGLLGRPPRDLPDDVRELWQVALLMVAGHLVMIRPDIRLSARAMTALRAVYHPSEVMTRPADFASGILLSRSTFAGLRILARGARSPVVLVRAIALSVRSNARENVGDLDGALRDSLQAQSLAVYRGDLWITATGSMEIGNIHGQCARYAEAVESYRKAAALLAELGAVDEVTQVRIYLACSHVGVGEIDRARAIVADMSDGWTPDQPVPPGSTEAVGSLLMAHAEVSFAEGDVAGAGALAATVLHHVLGDSATASPDPSTLLVISSAVAMAASTGRTDVACERLPMLIEFVAAQFEPPGYRDIPQTGACAVAFATALAAHDPGSVAAARLHALGVRARARRDYPILNRSITTARARSGLSDEVVDGIDDEIGRMSRRRAAENILPTMRAALA; from the coding sequence ATGGCGAGGGGCTCGTCTGCGGTGACGATCGGACTGCTGGGTCCGGTCGCGATCGACACGGGCGGCGGCATGGTCGAGATCGCCGGGACCCGCGCACGGAGGCTGCTGGCGGCGTTGACGCTGCAGCCCGGCATCGTCCGGTCGGCCAGCGTGCTGATCGACCTGGTGTGGAGCGACGCGCAGCCGAAGTCGCCGCAGTCGGCGCTGCACACCCAGATCTCCCGGCTGCGTCACGCGTTGCCCGAGGGCATGATCGCCGCCGGGTCGGCCGGGTACCGCCTCGATCTGACCGGCCACACCGTCGATGTCGACCGGGCCCGCAACCTCATCGACGACGGCACCGCGGGCTCACTCGACGACGCCGCGCGACTCTGGCGTGGTGTCCCCGGCGACGACCTCGGCGACGACGACCTGGCCGCCGAGGTGCGTGCGGTCGGTGACGATCTTCGTCGGCGCCTCGACGAGCGGCGGTGCCGGGTGGCGCTCGCAAGCGGTGACCACGAGACCGCCCGGCGCGTGGCGCAGTCGCTGTGCGACCACGACCCGTTGGACGAACCGGCCCACCTGCTGCTGATGCGGGCACTGCAGGCCGCTGGACGCCCGAACGACGCGCTCGCGGTGCATGCCCGCCTGCGCCGGACGCTGTCGTCGGAACTCGGGGTGGATCCGGGTGCCGAGATCGAGGCCCTCCATCGCGCGCTCCTCGCCGCCGACGCCCCGGTGGCGCCGGCGGAGGTTCTGTTGCCTGCCCCGTCGCGTCGCGGGCGGGCCGTCGGGCTGCGGGCCGAACCGAACGAACTGCTGGGCCGCGACACCGACATCGACGAGGTCCTCGTCGCGCTCGGTCAGAACCGGGTCGTCACCATCACGGGCCCCGGCGGTGCGGGGAAGACCCGGATGGTGCACGCGGTGGGTCGTCGACTCGCAGCTGCCGCGCGGACGCTGTACGTCGTCGAGTTGGCCTCGGTACGCAACGACGCCGATGTCGTCGCCGCCATCGCCGCGACGCTGGGGGTCGGCGAGTCGGAACTGACGCCGTCGGGTCAACCGCGCATCCCGGTCGGCGACCTCGACGATCGGCTCGCAGACACCCTCGCGGGACGCAACGCGGTTCTGGCGCTGGACAACTGCGAGCAGATCATCGAGGGCAGCGCGCGGGCGGTGGCCGAGCTGATCGCCGCCGTCGACGATGTGACCGTGCTGACGACGTCACGAGCGCCACTGATGGTGGCCGGAGAGGTCATCCACCGGTTGGCGCCGCTGCCCACCGACGTGGCCGACTCCCCGGCCGTCGAGCTGTTCGTCACCCGGGCGCGATCGGTCCGCCCCGACGCGGTCATCGATCCTGCGGTGGTCGCCGACCTCTGCCGCGACCTCGACGGTCTGCCGTTGGCGATCGAACTGGCCGCGGCCCGGGTGCGGACGCTGAGTGTGCCCGACATCGCGCAGCTGCTCTCCGAGCATCTGGCCCGGGGGCGTCTCGCTCTGCTGCGGACCGGCGATCGCACTGCGCCACAGCGGCATCGGACGTTGCACGCGGTCATCGAATGGAGCTGGGACCTCCTCGACGACGATGCGCGACGCGCACTGGTCCGACTGTGCCGGTTCCCGGGCGGGTTCACCGTAGCCGCCGCGGGTGAGGTGGTGGCCGGCGCCGGGCATCACGCCCTGGTCGACGACCTCCTCGAGCAACTGGTCAACCAGTCCCTGCTCACGGTGACCGAGGTCGACGGACGGATCCGCTACCGCATGCTCGAGATGGTGCGGGAGTTCGGAGAGGAACAGCTGGTCGCCTCGGGTGAGGCCGACGAGGTCGACGCCGCGATGATCCGGTGGGCCATCGGCTGGGCGGGCGATGTCCGTGCCCTCTACGACGGGGGTGAGCAGGCTGCGGCGATGGCCCGGGTGATCGCCGACAACGACAACATCGTGTGGATCCTGCGGCGCTGTACCGAGATCGACCCCGCCGACCGCCCCGCCGACGCGGTGTCCGCCGTGGTCGCGACGTTCCCGGTGATGACCTCGAGTTGGGTGGCTCGCGGGTTGCATGTCGAGATCCGCAACTGGGCGCCGAGGATCCTCGGCCTACTCGGACGACCCCCGCGAGACCTGCCCGACGACGTGCGCGAACTGTGGCAGGTGGCGCTGCTGATGGTCGCCGGTCACCTCGTGATGATCCGACCGGACATACGACTGTCGGCACGGGCGATGACCGCACTGCGCGCCGTGTACCACCCGTCCGAGGTGATGACGCGGCCCGCGGATTTCGCCAGTGGGATCCTGTTGTCGCGGAGCACGTTCGCCGGTCTGCGCATCCTGGCACGTGGTGCACGGTCGCCGGTGGTGCTGGTGCGCGCGATCGCTCTGTCGGTGCGGTCGAATGCTCGGGAGAACGTCGGTGATCTCGACGGCGCGCTCCGCGACTCCCTGCAGGCGCAGTCGTTGGCCGTCTACCGAGGCGACCTGTGGATCACCGCGACCGGCTCGATGGAGATCGGCAACATCCACGGCCAGTGTGCTCGCTACGCCGAGGCAGTCGAGAGCTACCGCAAGGCTGCCGCGCTCCTCGCCGAACTCGGCGCGGTGGACGAGGTGACACAGGTCCGGATCTATCTCGCCTGCAGCCACGTGGGCGTCGGCGAGATCGATCGTGCCCGAGCGATCGTGGCCGACATGTCCGACGGCTGGACCCCGGATCAGCCGGTGCCGCCGGGGAGTACCGAGGCGGTCGGGTCGTTGCTCATGGCGCACGCCGAGGTGTCGTTCGCCGAGGGTGATGTGGCGGGGGCGGGGGCGCTCGCGGCCACCGTCCTGCATCACGTTCTCGGTGACTCGGCGACCGCGTCGCCGGATCCGTCGACGTTGCTCGTCATCAGTTCCGCGGTGGCGATGGCGGCGTCGACCGGACGGACCGACGTGGCGTGCGAGCGGCTCCCGATGCTCATCGAGTTCGTGGCCGCGCAGTTCGAACCTCCCGGCTACCGGGACATCCCGCAGACCGGTGCGTGTGCGGTCGCATTCGCGACGGCGCTCGCGGCCCACGATCCGGGGTCGGTGGCCGCCGCGCGGTTGCACGCGCTCGGTGTTCGCGCCCGCGCCCGACGGGACTACCCGATCCTGAACCGGTCGATCACGACCGCGCGGGCACGGAGTGGGCTCTCCGACGAGGTCGTCGACGGTATCGACGACGAGATCGGCAGGATGTCCCGACGGCGCGCCGCCGAGAACATCCTGCCGACCATGCGTGCGGCTCTGGCCTAG
- a CDS encoding ABC transporter permease, with product MTTLTIDSPTAEHPIVREVPASVGITDTVKQSLTMGYRGMLKLRHNPEQLFDVVFQPIIFTLMFTYIFGGALAGSVSQYLPIIIPGILVQSVITTSVVTGTQLREDMNKGVFDRFKSLPIARTAPLAGALLADVVRYLIATVITFIVGIAMGWRPDPLGLIGAIVLVIICSFAVSWIWALMGMLVKKASAVQGFSLMILFPLTFVSNAFVQPETMPGWLQAFVNVNPVSNLVTAVRELTNNGHVGIHVLWSLLGAAVLVAVFAPLTVRAYMRDA from the coding sequence ATGACCACCCTCACCATCGACAGCCCCACCGCCGAACATCCCATCGTGCGGGAGGTCCCCGCCTCGGTCGGCATCACCGACACCGTCAAGCAGTCGCTCACCATGGGCTATCGCGGGATGCTCAAGCTCCGCCACAACCCCGAGCAGCTCTTCGACGTGGTGTTCCAGCCGATCATCTTCACGCTGATGTTCACCTACATCTTCGGAGGCGCACTGGCCGGCAGTGTGTCGCAATACCTTCCGATCATCATCCCCGGAATCCTGGTGCAGTCGGTCATCACCACCTCGGTGGTCACCGGCACCCAACTCCGCGAGGACATGAACAAGGGCGTCTTCGACCGCTTCAAGTCACTGCCCATCGCACGAACCGCACCGCTGGCGGGCGCACTGCTCGCCGACGTCGTCCGCTACCTGATCGCCACGGTGATCACGTTCATCGTCGGTATCGCGATGGGCTGGCGTCCCGATCCGCTCGGCCTGATCGGCGCCATCGTCCTGGTCATCATCTGCAGCTTCGCGGTGTCCTGGATCTGGGCGCTCATGGGCATGCTCGTCAAGAAGGCCTCTGCGGTGCAGGGGTTCTCGCTGATGATCCTGTTCCCGCTCACCTTCGTGTCCAACGCGTTCGTGCAGCCGGAGACCATGCCGGGCTGGTTGCAGGCGTTCGTCAATGTCAACCCGGTGTCGAACCTGGTCACCGCGGTGCGCGAGTTGACCAACAACGGTCACGTCGGGATCCACGTCCTGTGGTCGCTGCTCGGGGCCGCAGTGCTGGTCGCGGTCTTCGCGCCGCTGACCGTGCGGGCCTACATGCGTGACGCCTAG
- a CDS encoding ATP-binding cassette domain-containing protein codes for MNTAPATDAPAIVARGLVKHFGSTRAVDGVDLVVPTGSVYGVLGPNGAGKTTTVRMLATLLRPDAGRAEIFGHDVVAEPVAVRSLVGVTGQYASVDEDLSARENLIVFARLLGKSRVESRTIASDLLEEFGLEEAATRPLNEFSGGMRRRLDLAASLIAAPPLLFLDEPTTGLDPRTRAQMWDTIRRLVSQGSTILLTTQYLDEADQLADRIAVIDRGIVIADGTADELKDSVGINTLEVRPADRTDTVATLSIVERVVGEKGTLSPEAGRVTIPLSRPELVSEVMSALIAENIAITELTVAKPSLDEVFMTITGKPAGADTPSEKEHAA; via the coding sequence ATGAACACAGCACCCGCCACCGATGCGCCGGCGATCGTCGCCCGCGGATTGGTCAAGCACTTCGGTTCCACCCGCGCGGTCGACGGTGTCGACCTGGTCGTACCCACCGGTTCGGTGTACGGCGTCCTGGGCCCCAACGGCGCAGGCAAGACCACCACGGTCCGCATGCTCGCCACCCTGCTCCGCCCAGACGCGGGCAGGGCCGAGATCTTCGGTCACGACGTCGTCGCCGAGCCCGTCGCGGTCCGGTCCCTCGTCGGGGTCACCGGCCAATACGCATCGGTCGACGAGGACCTCAGCGCCCGCGAGAACCTCATCGTCTTCGCCCGTCTCCTCGGCAAGAGCCGCGTCGAATCGCGCACCATCGCCTCGGATCTCCTCGAGGAGTTCGGTCTCGAGGAGGCGGCCACCCGTCCGCTGAACGAGTTCTCCGGCGGCATGCGCCGGCGTCTCGACCTCGCCGCCAGCCTGATCGCCGCTCCCCCGCTGCTCTTCCTCGACGAGCCGACCACCGGACTCGACCCGCGGACCCGTGCCCAGATGTGGGACACCATCCGCCGACTGGTCAGCCAGGGTTCGACGATCCTGCTCACCACCCAGTACCTCGACGAGGCGGATCAGCTCGCCGACCGCATCGCGGTCATCGACCGCGGCATCGTCATCGCCGACGGCACCGCCGACGAGCTGAAGGACTCGGTGGGCATCAACACCCTGGAGGTCCGCCCGGCCGACCGCACCGACACCGTCGCCACCCTGAGCATCGTCGAACGGGTCGTCGGCGAGAAGGGGACTCTGAGCCCCGAGGCCGGACGCGTCACCATCCCGCTCTCGCGGCCGGAACTCGTCTCCGAGGTCATGTCCGCGCTGATCGCGGAGAACATCGCCATCACCGAACTCACCGTCGCCAAGCCCAGCCTCGACGAGGTCTTCATGACCATCACCGGCAAGCCGGCCGGCGCCGACACCCCCTCCGAGAAGGAGCACGCAGCATGA
- a CDS encoding LCP family protein produces MPPDHARRPTRQGPRRFAGDLEATRIIAPGVGRHAKHARPDPQRRRPRRARALGRTAVALAACGVLTVTGLAWSGAQTVQNAFHTSDALAGAPRSTGTAENILLIGLDSRKDRNGNDLPPDVLTQLHAGDGQEGGYNTNTLILIHVPADGKNITAFSIPRDDYVPVVGIDGYDHAKIKEAYGLKKAQTEQHLIDAGVTDQATLESRSRDAGRAETLQTVRALTGVPIDRFAEVSLVGFYDITKALGGVQVCLNHPVSDNYSGAHFAAGVHTLDAAQALAFVRQRHGLDNGDLDRTHRQQAFLLSVTHMLSSSGVFGDLNKLDALVSVAQQDVTLSSGWNIVDYAHRIGDISGQHTRFTTLPVVRYDTIDGQDVNIIDPTAIETEVQTAFGLIPPAPVAATAHPSADQPADTTVTGTDPTPDQGAPVTTSASGVPCVN; encoded by the coding sequence ATGCCTCCCGACCATGCGCGCCGACCGACCCGGCAGGGTCCGCGGCGGTTCGCAGGTGATCTGGAGGCCACCCGGATCATCGCGCCCGGGGTCGGCAGGCACGCCAAGCATGCCCGCCCGGACCCGCAGCGCAGGCGCCCGCGACGTGCCAGGGCACTGGGGCGGACGGCAGTCGCGCTGGCCGCGTGTGGAGTGCTGACCGTGACCGGTTTGGCATGGTCGGGGGCGCAGACGGTGCAGAACGCCTTCCACACCTCCGACGCCCTGGCCGGTGCGCCACGCTCGACCGGGACCGCGGAGAACATCCTGCTCATCGGCCTCGACTCCCGCAAAGACCGCAACGGCAACGACCTACCGCCCGACGTCCTCACCCAACTCCACGCCGGCGACGGCCAGGAGGGCGGCTACAACACCAACACCCTGATCCTGATCCACGTCCCCGCCGACGGAAAGAACATCACCGCGTTCTCCATCCCGCGTGACGACTACGTGCCCGTCGTCGGGATAGACGGCTACGACCACGCCAAGATCAAAGAGGCCTACGGACTGAAGAAAGCCCAGACCGAACAACACCTCATCGACGCCGGGGTCACCGACCAGGCCACCCTCGAATCACGCAGCCGTGACGCCGGACGCGCCGAGACGCTGCAGACCGTCCGCGCCCTGACCGGGGTCCCCATCGACCGGTTCGCCGAGGTCAGCCTCGTCGGGTTCTACGACATCACCAAAGCGTTGGGCGGAGTCCAGGTCTGCCTCAACCACCCCGTCTCCGACAACTACTCCGGGGCCCACTTCGCCGCCGGCGTACACACCCTCGACGCCGCACAGGCCCTGGCGTTCGTCCGCCAGCGCCACGGCCTCGACAACGGCGACCTCGACCGCACCCACCGACAACAGGCATTCCTGCTCTCGGTCACCCACATGTTGTCCTCATCAGGTGTGTTCGGCGATCTGAACAAACTCGACGCACTCGTCTCGGTCGCCCAACAAGACGTCACCCTGTCCTCGGGCTGGAACATCGTCGACTACGCCCACCGCATCGGCGACATCAGCGGACAACACACCCGTTTCACCACACTGCCCGTCGTGCGCTACGACACCATCGACGGCCAGGACGTCAACATCATCGACCCCACCGCCATCGAAACCGAGGTCCAGACCGCGTTCGGCCTCATCCCGCCCGCACCGGTGGCGGCAACGGCGCACCCGTCGGCCGATCAGCCGGCGGACACGACCGTCACGGGAACGGATCCGACCCCGGATCAGGGTGCGCCCGTGACCACGTCGGCCTCGGGCGTTCCCTGCGTCAACTGA
- a CDS encoding LuxR C-terminal-related transcriptional regulator — protein MTTLLEPVTLPARPDLSAREVEVLRMWVLCDSKDEVGSRLFIAGTTVNTHISRIRAKYEVVGRAANTKATLLARALQDGYVDLDDL, from the coding sequence ATGACCACCCTGCTCGAACCCGTTACCCTGCCCGCCCGCCCCGATCTGAGCGCCCGTGAGGTGGAGGTCCTGCGCATGTGGGTCCTGTGTGACTCCAAGGACGAGGTCGGTTCGCGGCTGTTCATCGCGGGCACGACGGTCAACACCCACATCTCCCGCATCCGCGCCAAGTACGAGGTGGTCGGCCGCGCGGCCAACACAAAGGCCACGTTGCTCGCACGGGCCCTGCAGGACGGCTACGTCGACCTCGACGACCTCTGA
- a CDS encoding sensor histidine kinase produces the protein MATDAAPIPALRRLIPAPSTREPGNAETRILGQFAIFLGAGYLAYLIITSGYFAAAFDVSALWWSIPATVGVFASGIAIGVAGLMRSVHAIRVTTTVALLVFLVAIAVWPLAWNGGLIDDPHGLWFVQFNGLPALAAALVWRVPRSMLYLLAVVVVAAFDNYLVRTPAVSSPLLTEMAFAWGFCLVPVAAALMGFRTARLLDHTREQAYGVARAAAAAQAVATERARFNALTHDGVMATLLAAARQGNSPAVMAQAQSTIDNLHRIDAEFVVDDDLDPRASAALIRNSIAEVDQSIPTTVDGLDLTADTVGYPPEVVRTVAAAAAEAARNTVRHAAASTGRRAHVTFSTEEITVTVSDDGPGFELRSVPAHRMGIAVSIVGRMSGLSGGTADIVSAPGSGTVVTLRWVAT, from the coding sequence ATGGCTACCGATGCCGCGCCGATTCCGGCACTGAGACGGCTGATCCCGGCTCCGTCGACGCGCGAGCCGGGTAACGCCGAGACCCGCATCCTGGGTCAGTTCGCGATCTTCCTCGGGGCCGGCTATCTCGCCTACCTGATCATCACGTCCGGGTACTTCGCCGCCGCGTTCGACGTGTCGGCGCTGTGGTGGTCGATACCCGCCACGGTCGGCGTGTTCGCGAGCGGCATCGCGATCGGGGTCGCCGGACTCATGCGGTCGGTGCACGCCATCCGTGTCACCACGACGGTGGCGCTGCTCGTCTTCCTCGTCGCGATCGCCGTGTGGCCGCTCGCCTGGAACGGCGGACTCATCGATGACCCCCACGGTCTGTGGTTCGTCCAGTTCAACGGTCTGCCCGCACTGGCCGCGGCGCTGGTCTGGCGGGTGCCGCGGTCGATGCTGTACCTGCTGGCGGTGGTCGTCGTGGCGGCGTTCGACAACTATCTCGTCCGCACGCCCGCCGTCTCCAGCCCACTGCTGACCGAGATGGCGTTCGCCTGGGGGTTCTGTCTCGTTCCCGTCGCCGCGGCACTGATGGGGTTTCGTACCGCACGACTGCTCGACCACACCCGCGAGCAGGCCTACGGGGTCGCGCGTGCCGCGGCCGCCGCACAGGCGGTGGCCACCGAACGCGCCCGGTTCAACGCGTTGACCCACGACGGCGTGATGGCGACGCTGCTCGCCGCGGCCCGGCAGGGGAACTCACCGGCGGTGATGGCGCAGGCCCAGTCCACCATCGACAACCTGCACCGGATCGACGCGGAGTTCGTCGTCGACGACGATCTCGACCCGCGCGCCTCGGCGGCGTTGATACGCAACAGCATCGCCGAGGTCGACCAGTCGATCCCGACGACCGTCGACGGCCTCGATCTCACCGCCGACACGGTCGGCTACCCACCGGAGGTCGTCCGGACCGTCGCCGCCGCGGCAGCCGAGGCGGCACGCAACACCGTTCGGCACGCGGCCGCGAGCACCGGTCGGCGCGCGCACGTCACCTTCTCCACCGAGGAGATCACGGTGACCGTGTCCGACGACGGCCCCGGTTTCGAACTCAGGTCGGTGCCCGCGCACCGCATGGGCATCGCCGTGAGCATCGTCGGCCGGATGTCCGGGCTGTCGGGCGGGACCGCCGACATCGTCTCCGCGCCCGGTAGCGGCACGGTCGTCACGCTGCGGTGGGTCGCCACGTGA
- a CDS encoding response regulator transcription factor, which produces MSTTADPPPQSENTFRIGVVDDHETSVIGLSAMISGTADLTFAGGAGTVDELLAITTDLDLAVLDLRLGDGTSPRGNVEKLRAHGVEALVYTSAEEAFLVRSAAAAGVLGVVRKSTRATEVLDAIRAAARGEQVATMDWAAAIDADADFVDVNLSPRQRQVLELYAAGEPAARVASVTGLSGDTVNQYLGRIRQKYAAAGRPAPTKTDLYKRAVEDGWLPMPRRFRH; this is translated from the coding sequence GTGAGCACCACCGCCGATCCGCCTCCGCAGTCGGAGAACACGTTCCGCATAGGAGTCGTCGATGATCACGAGACGTCCGTCATCGGGTTGTCGGCCATGATCTCCGGGACCGCCGATCTGACGTTCGCGGGCGGTGCGGGCACGGTCGACGAGCTGCTGGCGATCACCACCGACCTCGACCTGGCCGTCCTCGACCTCCGACTGGGCGACGGGACATCGCCACGCGGCAACGTCGAGAAGCTGCGGGCGCACGGCGTCGAGGCGCTGGTGTACACGTCTGCCGAAGAGGCGTTCCTGGTGCGCTCGGCGGCGGCCGCGGGGGTTCTGGGCGTGGTCCGCAAGTCCACCCGCGCCACCGAGGTCCTCGACGCGATCCGGGCGGCCGCTCGCGGCGAACAGGTCGCGACGATGGACTGGGCCGCGGCGATCGACGCGGACGCGGACTTCGTCGACGTCAATCTCAGTCCGCGACAACGCCAGGTGCTCGAGTTGTACGCCGCGGGCGAGCCCGCCGCGCGCGTCGCCTCGGTCACCGGCCTCTCCGGCGACACCGTCAACCAGTACCTCGGGCGCATCCGCCAGAAGTACGCCGCCGCGGGCCGACCGGCCCCCACCAAGACCGACCTCTACAAACGCGCGGTGGAGGACGGATGGCTACCGATGCCGCGCCGATTCCGGCACTGA
- a CDS encoding nitroreductase family protein, with protein MALPDLTVDELLTTTRTVRKRLDLDRPVPMELIRECLEIALQAPSGSNRQGWQWVVVTDPEQRRRVGRIYGEVTEKYLGSGASASSLFADDPERAKVQQRVGASAAYLGETMGDVPVLLIPCIETGGALPQGNQAGLWGSLLPAVWSYALAARARGLGTAWTTLHLAREAEVAEILGIPDGYSQGALIPTAYYTGETFKPAPRAPLDEVLHVDRW; from the coding sequence ATGGCCCTCCCGGATCTCACCGTCGACGAACTGCTCACCACGACCCGCACCGTGCGCAAGCGCCTGGACCTCGACCGGCCGGTTCCGATGGAACTGATCCGCGAGTGCCTGGAGATCGCGCTGCAGGCGCCGTCGGGATCGAACCGGCAGGGTTGGCAGTGGGTGGTGGTGACCGATCCCGAGCAGCGACGCCGCGTCGGCCGGATCTACGGCGAGGTGACCGAGAAGTACCTCGGGTCAGGTGCGTCGGCGTCCTCGCTGTTCGCCGACGACCCCGAGCGCGCGAAGGTGCAGCAGCGTGTGGGCGCGAGTGCCGCGTACCTCGGCGAGACGATGGGCGACGTCCCGGTCCTGCTGATCCCGTGCATCGAGACGGGAGGCGCTCTGCCGCAGGGCAATCAGGCCGGACTGTGGGGGTCGTTGCTGCCCGCCGTGTGGAGCTATGCCCTGGCTGCCCGCGCCCGCGGACTCGGAACTGCCTGGACGACATTGCATCTCGCCCGTGAGGCCGAGGTCGCCGAGATCCTGGGCATCCCCGACGGCTACTCCCAGGGAGCCCTGATCCCGACCGCGTACTACACCGGCGAGACCTTCAAACCCGCCCCGCGCGCACCCCTCGACGAGGTCCTGCACGTCGACCGCTGGTGA